Proteins from one Desulfobacteraceae bacterium genomic window:
- a CDS encoding pyridoxamine 5'-phosphate oxidase family protein produces MRRKHSEVSDPAQITAILVAATIGRLATVGADGTPYITPVNYVFFEGNIFFHCAPAGEKLDNIAREPRVCFEVDIPLAYLDVGFYPDRGSCNLHQLYHCVIIRGTAAVVPDGPRKVAALNALVAHHEPGGNFVPVTADMPACRACTVVEVTPASITAKSDLLQNKPEAQRLAIARHLKQRGRPGDRRAVAALGFDPDRI; encoded by the coding sequence ATGCGACGCAAACACAGCGAGGTGAGCGACCCGGCGCAAATCACGGCGATTCTGGTGGCCGCCACCATCGGCCGCCTGGCGACGGTGGGCGCCGACGGCACCCCATACATCACCCCGGTCAACTACGTCTTTTTCGAGGGCAATATCTTCTTCCACTGCGCGCCGGCCGGGGAAAAGCTGGACAACATCGCCCGCGAGCCCAGGGTCTGTTTCGAGGTCGACATCCCCCTGGCTTACCTGGATGTGGGCTTCTATCCGGACCGCGGCAGCTGCAACCTGCACCAGCTCTACCACTGTGTCATCATCCGGGGAACCGCGGCGGTGGTGCCCGACGGGCCGCGCAAGGTTGCGGCCTTAAACGCGCTGGTGGCGCACCACGAACCCGGCGGAAATTTCGTGCCGGTCACCGCGGACATGCCGGCCTGCAGGGCCTGCACGGTGGTCGAGGTGACCCCCGCATCCATCACGGCCAAAAGCGACCTGCTCCAGAACAAGCCCGAGGCCCAACGCCTGGCCATCGCCCGCCACCTCAAGCAGCGCGGGCGGCCCGGGGACCGTCGGGCGGTGGCCGCCCTGGGCTTCGATCCGGACCGGATCTAG